The following are encoded together in the Parabacteroides chongii genome:
- the accC gene encoding acetyl-CoA carboxylase biotin carboxylase subunit, translated as MIRKILIANRGEIAVRVMRSCREMGIQSVAVFSEADRAARHVLYADEACLIGPAASKESYLDIEKIIQAAKLHKADAVHPGYGFLSENAAFARRCKEEGIIFIGPAPETMEAMGDKISARKRMIEAGVPVVPGTQQPLQSAEEAVRVCKEIGFPVMLKASMGGGGKGMRLIYKEEEVVEAYNSARSESLSSFGDDTVYLEKFVEEPHHIEFQILGDNHGNVIHLCERECSVQRRNQKIVEESPSPFITAELRKDMGEKAVAAAKAVHYSGAGTIEFLVDKHRNFYFLEMNTRLQVEHPITEEVLGVDLVKEQIRVANDEPLHIRQEEIAQRGHAIECRICAEDTEAGFMPSPGVIRQLTEPNGIGVRVDSYVYEGYEIPVYYDPMIGKLIVWATNRQYAIERMRRVLHEYKITGLKTNISYLRRIMDTTDFVQGKYDTSFIAKNAEQLQHPVSESGTETENVAMIAACIDYLINLEENKSGLASDNRPISRWREFGLQKGVLRI; from the coding sequence ATGATACGGAAAATATTGATCGCAAATCGTGGTGAGATCGCGGTGCGTGTGATGCGCTCCTGCCGGGAGATGGGAATACAGTCTGTGGCTGTATTTTCGGAAGCCGACCGGGCTGCCCGGCACGTGCTTTATGCCGATGAAGCTTGCCTGATAGGCCCTGCGGCCTCCAAAGAGAGTTATCTGGATATTGAAAAAATTATTCAGGCAGCCAAACTTCATAAGGCAGATGCTGTTCACCCCGGTTATGGCTTTCTTTCGGAGAATGCCGCTTTTGCCCGGAGATGTAAGGAAGAAGGGATCATTTTTATCGGTCCGGCTCCTGAAACGATGGAAGCGATGGGAGATAAGATCTCTGCCCGCAAACGTATGATCGAAGCCGGCGTACCGGTAGTTCCCGGAACACAGCAGCCGTTGCAGAGTGCGGAAGAAGCAGTTCGGGTTTGTAAGGAGATCGGTTTTCCTGTGATGCTGAAAGCATCGATGGGCGGCGGTGGAAAAGGGATGCGGCTTATTTATAAAGAGGAAGAGGTGGTGGAAGCCTATAATTCCGCCCGTTCGGAATCTCTTTCTTCTTTTGGAGACGATACTGTTTATCTGGAGAAGTTTGTGGAAGAGCCCCATCATATCGAATTTCAGATTCTGGGCGATAATCACGGGAACGTGATCCACCTCTGCGAACGTGAATGTTCGGTACAACGGCGTAACCAGAAGATCGTAGAAGAAAGCCCGTCACCGTTTATTACGGCTGAATTGCGGAAAGATATGGGAGAGAAAGCTGTTGCTGCGGCAAAGGCCGTTCATTATTCCGGTGCAGGTACCATCGAATTTCTGGTGGACAAACATCGGAATTTTTATTTCCTGGAAATGAATACCCGCCTGCAGGTGGAGCATCCTATCACGGAAGAAGTATTGGGTGTCGACCTGGTAAAAGAACAGATCCGGGTGGCTAACGATGAGCCGCTCCATATCCGTCAGGAAGAGATAGCCCAGCGTGGCCATGCTATCGAATGCCGTATCTGTGCGGAAGATACCGAAGCCGGATTTATGCCGTCTCCCGGTGTGATCAGGCAACTGACGGAACCGAACGGCATCGGTGTCCGTGTGGACAGTTATGTGTACGAAGGATATGAGATACCGGTTTATTACGACCCGATGATCGGCAAACTGATCGTATGGGCGACTAACCGCCAGTATGCAATCGAACGTATGCGGCGTGTACTGCACGAATACAAGATCACCGGATTGAAAACCAATATCAGCTATCTACGCCGGATCATGGATACGACTGATTTTGTACAGGGGAAATATGATACTTCTTTTATTGCGAAAAATGCGGAACAATTACAGCATCCGGTAAGTGAGAGCGGTACGGAAACCGAGAATGTGGCTATGATCGCTGCCTGTATCGATTATCTGATCAACCTGGAGGAAAACAAGTCGGGGTTGGCGTCGGATAACCGTCCTATCAGCCGCTGGCGTGAGTTCGGTCTTCAGAAAGGCGTCTTGCGCATTTAA
- a CDS encoding F0F1 ATP synthase subunit gamma, with protein sequence MSSLKEIKVRLASIRNTQKITSAMKMVSSAKLHHTQTIIEHLLVYENKLSAILSGTLSAENDLNSPYTAVRKVKQVAIVAFSSNTGLCGIFNANVWKELSARLHQYEADGIAVHIYPVGKKIADELHKAGYQTDDSFLTIGDKPAYEDAARLATALMDLYTTGQADRVELLYHHFKNMAEQVLTEKTFLPVTLPETDPAKESLNYILEPSAEQLLALLLPKVLHLHIYTTLLDTVTAEHAARMLAMQTANDNANDLIQELTLQYNKTRQQAITNELLDIMGGSGQ encoded by the coding sequence ATGTCATCACTGAAAGAAATAAAAGTTCGCCTTGCGTCGATCCGGAATACGCAGAAGATCACTTCAGCCATGAAGATGGTGTCTTCTGCCAAGCTGCATCATACGCAGACGATTATCGAACATTTGCTGGTATACGAGAACAAGCTGAGCGCCATACTGAGCGGGACCTTGTCTGCCGAGAATGATTTGAATTCACCTTATACAGCAGTGCGTAAGGTGAAACAGGTCGCTATTGTCGCTTTTTCATCCAATACCGGATTATGCGGTATTTTCAACGCCAACGTATGGAAGGAGCTGTCTGCCCGCCTCCACCAATATGAGGCGGACGGTATCGCCGTACACATTTATCCGGTCGGAAAGAAAATAGCGGACGAGCTGCATAAAGCAGGTTACCAGACAGACGACAGCTTCCTGACAATCGGTGACAAACCGGCTTACGAAGATGCAGCACGGCTGGCTACGGCATTGATGGACTTATATACTACCGGGCAAGCAGACCGGGTAGAACTGCTTTACCATCATTTCAAGAATATGGCGGAGCAGGTGCTGACTGAAAAAACGTTCCTGCCGGTCACCTTACCGGAGACAGACCCGGCAAAGGAATCGCTGAATTATATCCTGGAACCGTCGGCAGAGCAACTACTGGCTTTGCTGTTGCCCAAAGTTCTCCACCTGCATATCTACACGACTTTGCTCGACACCGTCACGGCTGAACATGCCGCCCGCATGCTCGCCATGCAGACGGCCAACGACAATGCCAACGACCTGATCCAGGAACTGACATTGCAATACAATAAAACCCGCCAGCAGGCAATCACAAACGAATTGCTGGATATTATGGGCGGGAGTGGTCAATAA
- a CDS encoding helix-turn-helix domain-containing protein: protein MEESFLQLSIADLLRFKMNLKSYQDKLVIVKMDGNNHRNPGFKEDVSIRLDAFSIFLVRQGDIEITIDDFTYHLSDNLLLNIMDMHSVKNFRFSSDFKGYHLIIERNLFSEIMLNSRRMPAAYIASLHSRPIQHLNEEEGLLLENCLCRIERNIDRTEHAWQRDIILNELRGFLLEMNNIVYQANRHKVNPNPPAKDVLLFLFIQLLNKHCRTEHSVSFYAGELCITPEYLSRIMKSFSGRTVNQWIGEALMREAEILLRNPDLSIQQIADMLNFSDQSSFGKFFKKHKGVSPVMFKQQYVTGRAFGGK, encoded by the coding sequence ATGGAAGAATCTTTTTTGCAGCTGAGTATTGCGGACTTGCTTCGTTTTAAAATGAATCTGAAGTCCTATCAGGATAAATTGGTTATTGTGAAAATGGATGGTAACAATCACAGGAATCCCGGATTCAAAGAAGATGTTTCTATCCGCCTGGATGCCTTTTCTATTTTTCTGGTTCGTCAAGGAGATATAGAGATTACCATAGATGATTTTACCTATCATTTGTCTGATAATCTATTATTGAATATAATGGATATGCACTCGGTAAAGAACTTCCGTTTTTCTTCCGATTTCAAAGGCTATCATCTGATCATCGAACGCAATCTGTTTTCCGAGATCATGTTGAACAGCCGTCGTATGCCAGCTGCTTATATCGCTTCCCTGCATAGTCGTCCTATCCAACATCTGAATGAAGAGGAAGGTCTTTTATTGGAGAATTGCCTCTGCCGTATCGAGCGGAATATCGACCGTACGGAACATGCATGGCAACGCGATATTATCCTGAACGAACTCCGTGGCTTTTTACTGGAGATGAATAACATTGTCTATCAGGCAAACCGGCATAAAGTAAATCCGAATCCACCGGCAAAAGATGTATTGCTTTTCCTGTTTATCCAGTTACTGAACAAACATTGCCGGACAGAACATTCCGTTTCTTTCTATGCCGGTGAATTGTGCATTACCCCCGAGTACCTGTCGCGTATAATGAAAAGTTTCAGTGGAAGGACTGTCAATCAATGGATCGGTGAAGCGTTGATGCGCGAAGCCGAGATTCTTTTGCGGAATCCGGATTTGTCCATTCAACAGATAGCCGACATGTTGAATTTTTCAGATCAGTCCTCTTTTGGAAAGTTCTTCAAGAAACATAAAGGAGTCTCACCGGTTATGTTTAAACAACAGTATGTCACCGGAAGAGCATTTGGAGGAAAATAA
- a CDS encoding biotin/lipoyl-containing protein has protein sequence MEIHIGKRVADVSLVSKEGNKVQLTIDGVPYEVDIMMAENGACSILHNGNSYNAELIRGEGGKSYTVNTHFLSYAVDIVDTQMKYLRMRKSSEERQDNKIVSPMPGKVVKVLVEKGDRLEAGDIVVVIEAMKMQSNYKVSSACTVREVLVKEGDSVASNQVLLLLDVITDKEE, from the coding sequence ATGGAAATACATATAGGAAAAAGAGTGGCGGATGTATCGCTGGTCAGCAAGGAAGGGAATAAGGTGCAGTTGACGATAGACGGTGTCCCTTATGAAGTCGATATTATGATGGCCGAGAACGGTGCCTGCTCTATTTTGCACAACGGTAATTCGTATAATGCCGAACTGATCCGGGGAGAAGGAGGCAAAAGTTATACGGTGAATACACATTTCCTGTCTTATGCCGTCGATATTGTCGATACACAGATGAAATATCTGCGTATGCGTAAGAGCAGCGAAGAGCGGCAGGATAACAAGATCGTTTCTCCTATGCCCGGAAAAGTCGTGAAAGTGTTGGTGGAGAAAGGCGACCGTCTGGAAGCCGGTGATATCGTCGTCGTGATAGAGGCGATGAAGATGCAGAGTAATTATAAGGTAAGTTCAGCCTGTACGGTACGTGAGGTATTGGTCAAAGAAGGAGATTCGGTAGCAAGCAACCAGGTTCTTCTGTTGCTGGACGTAATAACAGATAAAGAAGAATAA
- a CDS encoding anaerobic ribonucleoside triphosphate reductase, which produces MIQTVIKRDGRIVGFNEEKIVTAIRKAMLHTENGEDLQLIRQITDHISFKGEPQMTVEAIQDAVELELMNSSRKDVAQKYIAYRNQRSIARKAKTRDMFLEIINIKSNDITRENANMNADTPAGMMMKFSSETTKPFVDDYLLSEEVKEAISNNYLHIHDKDYYPTKSLTCVQHPLDRILKYGFSAGHGESRPAKRIETASILGCISLETAQNEMHGGQAIPAFDFYLAPYVRNSFIEELKTLEELNGADYSHLYQVKVDDYVNAPLDGLTGDQRIIQHAINKTTSRVHQSMEAFIHNMNTIHSRGGNQVVFSSINYGTDTSAEGRCIIREILKSTYRGVGNGETAIFPIQIWKKKRGVSYLPEDRNYDLYTLACKVSARRFFPNFLNLDATFNQHEDWKADDPQRYMYEVATMGCRTRVFENRFGPKTSIGRGNLSFSTINIVRLAIECMDIEDKEVRIARFFAKLDDMLEVTARQLHERMEFQKTAYAKQFPLLMSSLWLGSEKLKPTDTIASVINQGTLGIGFIGLAECLVALTGKHHGEDAASQELGLKIVTYMRDRVNQFSEQYQHNYSVLATPAEGLSGKFTGRDRKKFGPLPGITDRDYYTNSNHVPVYYKCSARHKAEVEAPYHALTGGGHIFYVEIDGDATHNPEVIMKVVDMMDKYNIGYGSVNHNRNRCLDCGFENADAHMEECPKCGSKHLDKLQRITGYLVGTTDRWNNAKLAELNDRIIHN; this is translated from the coding sequence ATGATACAAACAGTTATCAAACGGGATGGACGTATCGTCGGATTTAATGAGGAGAAGATAGTAACAGCGATACGAAAAGCCATGCTGCATACAGAAAATGGGGAGGATTTGCAGCTGATCCGCCAGATTACGGATCATATTTCATTCAAAGGAGAACCACAAATGACAGTGGAAGCGATTCAGGATGCAGTCGAACTGGAACTGATGAACAGTAGCCGTAAAGACGTAGCACAAAAATACATCGCTTACCGCAACCAGCGTAGCATTGCCCGTAAAGCGAAAACGCGCGACATGTTCCTGGAAATTATCAATATCAAATCGAACGATATCACCCGTGAGAATGCGAATATGAACGCGGACACGCCTGCGGGTATGATGATGAAGTTCTCCAGCGAAACGACTAAACCGTTCGTCGACGACTATTTGTTAAGCGAAGAGGTAAAAGAAGCCATCTCCAACAATTACCTCCACATTCATGATAAAGATTATTACCCGACCAAGAGTCTGACATGCGTTCAGCATCCGCTGGACCGCATCCTTAAATATGGTTTCTCTGCCGGACATGGTGAATCACGCCCGGCAAAACGTATCGAGACAGCCAGCATCCTGGGCTGTATCTCTCTGGAAACAGCTCAGAACGAAATGCACGGCGGACAGGCAATCCCGGCTTTCGACTTCTATCTGGCTCCTTATGTACGCAACAGTTTTATCGAAGAGCTAAAAACACTGGAAGAGTTGAACGGAGCCGATTATTCGCACCTCTACCAGGTAAAAGTTGATGATTACGTAAATGCTCCGTTAGACGGCCTGACAGGCGACCAGCGGATCATACAGCATGCTATCAACAAAACGACCAGCCGTGTACATCAGTCGATGGAAGCCTTTATCCATAATATGAACACCATCCACTCACGTGGCGGCAACCAGGTAGTATTCAGCTCTATCAACTACGGGACAGATACTTCGGCCGAAGGACGTTGCATCATCCGCGAAATACTGAAAAGTACCTACCGTGGTGTCGGTAACGGCGAAACAGCTATCTTCCCGATCCAGATATGGAAAAAGAAACGTGGCGTAAGTTATCTGCCGGAAGATCGTAACTACGACCTGTATACACTGGCCTGCAAAGTTTCTGCCCGTCGCTTCTTCCCTAACTTCCTCAATCTGGATGCCACATTCAACCAGCATGAAGACTGGAAAGCAGACGACCCACAACGTTACATGTACGAGGTAGCAACCATGGGATGCCGTACCCGTGTATTCGAGAACCGTTTCGGACCGAAAACTTCTATCGGACGCGGTAACCTCTCCTTCTCTACCATCAATATCGTACGCCTGGCTATCGAATGCATGGATATCGAAGATAAGGAAGTTCGTATCGCTCGTTTCTTTGCGAAGCTGGATGATATGTTGGAAGTGACCGCCCGCCAGCTTCACGAACGTATGGAATTCCAGAAAACAGCTTATGCCAAACAGTTCCCGCTATTGATGTCCTCACTTTGGCTGGGTAGCGAGAAACTGAAACCGACCGACACGATCGCCTCTGTTATCAACCAGGGTACACTGGGTATCGGATTCATCGGACTGGCAGAATGTTTGGTTGCGCTTACCGGCAAACATCATGGCGAAGATGCAGCTTCCCAGGAATTAGGCCTGAAGATCGTAACGTATATGCGCGACCGTGTCAATCAGTTCTCTGAACAGTATCAACATAATTATAGCGTATTGGCAACTCCGGCAGAAGGCCTTTCCGGCAAATTTACCGGAAGAGACCGTAAGAAATTCGGGCCATTGCCCGGCATTACCGACCGCGACTATTATACCAATTCGAACCATGTTCCGGTATATTATAAATGCAGCGCCCGTCATAAGGCGGAAGTGGAAGCTCCTTACCACGCACTAACCGGTGGTGGTCATATCTTCTATGTCGAAATAGACGGCGACGCAACCCACAACCCGGAAGTGATCATGAAAGTGGTCGATATGATGGACAAATATAATATCGGATACGGCTCGGTAAACCATAACCGTAACCGTTGCCTGGATTGCGGTTTTGAAAATGCAGATGCCCACATGGAAGAATGCCCGAAATGCGGTAGCAAGCATCTGGATAAGTTGCAGCGTATCACCGGTTACCTGGTAGGCACAACCGACCGCTGGAACAATGCCAAACTTGCCGAATTAAATGATCGTATTATTCATAATTGA
- a CDS encoding cysteine-rich CWC family protein — protein MEKDCPRCGVSFVCRVDDISACHCAPVKLDELQLAYVKMHYPGCLCNSCLNEIKKYFYACEVNPRYKHLKH, from the coding sequence ATGGAGAAAGATTGTCCGCGTTGTGGGGTCTCCTTTGTATGCCGGGTAGACGATATCTCTGCCTGTCATTGTGCACCTGTGAAATTGGATGAGCTCCAGCTTGCTTATGTAAAGATGCATTATCCGGGATGCTTATGCAATTCCTGTTTGAATGAGATAAAGAAATATTTCTATGCCTGCGAGGTGAATCCCCGCTATAAACATTTAAAGCATTGA
- a CDS encoding putative transporter, with translation MEWISELLWGEGIGHSILLLSLVIAVGIQLGKIKVFGISLGITLVLFVGILLGHFGFTINPAVIHFFKEFGLILFVYSVGMQVGPGFFSSFKKGGMTLNGLACGIVFLGVVTALVIHFITDIPMPTMVGILSGAVTNTPGLGAAQQAFTDMTGTSNETIALGYAVAYPLGVVGIILSMLFVRYIFHISFEKETEQLEAENDVHNSEATPISLVVKNPALFGRKVMELGAFLEHRQYVISRIWRKKSNKVEIVTGNTILDEDDKIFVITTEHDAETIKTFVGPEIEMDRKQWIPAESAFVSRRILVTKPELTGSRLGDLQLRRLHGINVTRVNRAGVELVATQGLQLQVGDRVTVVGSELAVDKVSTILGNSMKRLNEPNLIPIFIGIALGIILGSIPFTVPGIPQPIKLGLAGGPLVVSILLSRFGYRYKLVTYTTQSANLMLREIGITMFLACVGLSAGDGFVDTIVNKGGFAWIGYGFIITMLPLLIIGFAGRYFFKLNYFTLMGLLAGSTTDPPALAYANATAGNDAPAVGYATVYPFTMFLRVLTAQLMILFFC, from the coding sequence ATGGAGTGGATAAGTGAACTGCTGTGGGGAGAGGGAATAGGGCATTCTATTCTTTTGTTATCGCTGGTGATCGCTGTGGGAATCCAGTTAGGCAAGATCAAGGTATTCGGTATCTCATTGGGTATAACCCTGGTGTTGTTTGTCGGTATCTTACTGGGACATTTCGGTTTTACCATTAATCCAGCCGTGATCCATTTCTTCAAGGAGTTCGGGTTGATCCTGTTCGTTTATTCTGTCGGTATGCAGGTCGGTCCCGGTTTTTTCTCTTCGTTCAAAAAGGGGGGGATGACATTGAACGGGTTGGCTTGCGGAATTGTTTTCCTCGGCGTTGTAACGGCCTTGGTCATTCATTTCATAACGGATATTCCCATGCCGACAATGGTCGGTATTTTGTCGGGAGCGGTAACAAATACACCTGGTTTAGGTGCGGCCCAACAGGCTTTTACCGATATGACGGGTACATCGAATGAAACGATCGCACTGGGATATGCTGTCGCTTATCCGCTGGGGGTTGTCGGTATTATCCTTTCCATGTTGTTTGTCCGCTACATTTTTCATATCAGTTTTGAGAAAGAGACAGAACAACTGGAAGCGGAGAACGATGTGCATAACAGTGAAGCGACTCCCATATCGCTTGTCGTGAAGAATCCCGCACTTTTCGGACGGAAGGTGATGGAACTCGGCGCTTTTCTCGAACACCGGCAATATGTGATATCCCGTATTTGGCGGAAGAAGAGCAATAAAGTCGAGATCGTGACCGGCAATACGATTCTGGATGAGGATGATAAGATATTTGTGATCACAACAGAGCATGACGCAGAGACTATAAAAACTTTTGTCGGTCCCGAAATTGAAATGGACCGTAAACAGTGGATCCCTGCTGAAAGTGCTTTTGTGAGCCGTCGTATTCTGGTTACCAAACCGGAGCTGACCGGTTCCCGTTTGGGTGATTTGCAGTTACGGCGTTTGCACGGTATCAATGTGACGCGTGTAAACCGTGCCGGAGTCGAATTGGTGGCTACTCAGGGACTGCAATTGCAGGTGGGCGACCGCGTAACGGTGGTCGGTAGTGAACTGGCTGTCGATAAGGTGAGTACGATATTGGGTAATTCGATGAAGCGTTTGAATGAGCCTAACCTGATCCCTATTTTTATTGGCATCGCTTTGGGTATTATTTTAGGTAGTATCCCATTCACTGTCCCGGGAATCCCACAACCGATCAAACTCGGTTTGGCGGGTGGTCCGTTGGTCGTATCTATTCTGTTGAGCCGCTTCGGATATCGTTATAAGTTGGTTACTTATACAACCCAAAGTGCCAACCTGATGCTGAGGGAGATCGGTATAACCATGTTCCTTGCTTGTGTCGGATTGAGTGCCGGAGACGGATTCGTGGATACGATTGTCAATAAAGGGGGATTTGCCTGGATCGGTTACGGTTTTATTATAACGATGTTACCGCTGTTGATTATCGGTTTTGCCGGCAGGTATTTCTTCAAACTGAATTATTTTACGCTGATGGGATTACTGGCCGGTAGTACGACCGACCCTCCTGCGTTGGCTTATGCGAATGCAACGGCAGGCAACGACGCTCCTGCAGTCGGATATGCGACGGTTTATCCGTTTACCATGTTCCTGCGCGTACTGACTGCCCAATTAATGATATTATTCTTCTGCTAA
- the nrdG gene encoding anaerobic ribonucleoside-triphosphate reductase activating protein, with translation MLSIIDIIEDTTVDGPGFRTAIYAAGCPNQCPGCHNPESWDIKKGKPTPTEEILDKVLADEFADVTFSGGDPMFQPEEFTELARAIKEKSQKNIWCYTGYQFEKLLQNPKQAALLQYIDVLVDGKFKQALHDESLLFRGSSNQRLIDVKKSLKENKVVFYNYNPFI, from the coding sequence ATGCTTTCAATCATAGACATTATAGAAGATACAACCGTAGACGGTCCGGGATTCCGGACCGCTATCTACGCTGCCGGATGCCCGAATCAATGCCCGGGCTGCCACAATCCGGAGTCATGGGATATAAAGAAAGGTAAACCAACCCCGACGGAAGAGATATTGGATAAAGTTCTGGCAGATGAATTTGCGGACGTCACTTTTAGCGGCGGTGATCCGATGTTCCAGCCGGAAGAATTTACCGAACTGGCTCGTGCCATTAAAGAAAAAAGTCAAAAAAATATCTGGTGCTACACGGGTTACCAATTTGAGAAGTTATTGCAAAACCCTAAACAAGCGGCTCTCCTCCAATATATCGACGTACTGGTAGACGGTAAATTTAAACAGGCTCTGCACGACGAAAGCCTTTTGTTTCGTGGCAGCAGTAATCAACGTCTGATCGACGTGAAAAAATCATTAAAAGAAAACAAAGTAGTCTTCTATAACTATAATCCGTTTATTTGA
- a CDS encoding acyl-CoA carboxylase subunit beta translates to MGKEQLYKTFEELDKTASQGGGITRIEKQHESGRMTARERIDMLLDKGTFNELDKFVVHRCTNFGMDKNKIPGDGIVSGYGKVDGRQVFVYAYDFTAYGGTLSATNAAKIVKVQQLALKSGSPVIALNDSGGARIQEGVNSLAGYASIFYQNTMASGVVPQISAILGPCAGGACYSPALTDFIFMVKDKSHMFITGPDVVKAVTHEEVGKEELGGAYTHSSKSGVTHFMCDTEEETLMSIRELLSFLPSNNMEDAPVVSCSDDVRREDEALQQVIPDDPNVPYDIKDIIEPVVDNHYFFEVMPHFAKNIVVGFARLGGRSVGIVANQPAFLAGVLDIDASDKAARFIRFCDCFNIPLITFEDVPGFLPGCQQEHDGIIRHGAKIVYAYAEATVPKITLITRKAYGGAYIVMSSKPTGADINLAYPMAEIAVMGAEGAVNILYRKATGEEKEQAMKEYTEQFSNPYRAAEQGFIDEIIMPRQTRFKLIQALEMAKNKSLSNPPKKHGNMPL, encoded by the coding sequence ATGGGAAAGGAACAGTTGTATAAGACCTTTGAAGAACTGGATAAGACAGCTTCGCAGGGAGGTGGTATTACCCGTATCGAAAAGCAGCATGAATCCGGCCGGATGACAGCCCGCGAACGGATCGATATGTTGCTGGATAAAGGGACGTTCAACGAATTGGATAAATTTGTGGTTCACCGCTGTACGAATTTCGGCATGGATAAGAATAAAATCCCCGGTGACGGGATTGTATCCGGCTACGGTAAAGTAGACGGACGGCAAGTCTTTGTCTATGCCTACGACTTTACAGCCTACGGAGGTACGTTGAGCGCGACGAATGCTGCCAAAATAGTGAAAGTTCAGCAATTGGCACTGAAAAGCGGTTCACCGGTCATTGCCCTGAACGATTCGGGAGGAGCCCGTATCCAGGAAGGTGTGAACAGCCTGGCCGGATATGCTTCTATTTTTTATCAGAATACGATGGCCTCGGGTGTCGTTCCTCAGATCTCGGCTATTCTGGGACCTTGTGCCGGTGGGGCCTGTTATTCTCCGGCATTGACCGATTTTATCTTTATGGTAAAGGATAAAAGCCACATGTTCATTACCGGACCGGATGTAGTCAAGGCGGTTACTCATGAGGAAGTGGGGAAGGAAGAACTGGGAGGTGCCTATACGCATAGTAGTAAAAGCGGTGTCACCCATTTTATGTGCGATACGGAAGAGGAAACATTAATGAGTATTCGTGAATTGTTGAGTTTCCTTCCTTCAAATAATATGGAGGATGCACCGGTCGTTTCCTGTTCCGACGATGTCCGGCGTGAAGATGAAGCTTTGCAGCAGGTGATCCCGGATGATCCGAATGTGCCTTACGATATCAAAGATATTATAGAACCGGTTGTCGATAATCATTATTTCTTCGAGGTAATGCCTCATTTTGCAAAGAATATCGTAGTCGGTTTCGCCCGCTTGGGCGGACGTTCGGTAGGTATCGTTGCCAATCAACCGGCATTTCTGGCGGGTGTGTTGGATATCGATGCTTCCGATAAGGCGGCACGCTTTATCCGTTTCTGCGATTGTTTCAACATCCCGTTGATCACATTTGAAGATGTTCCGGGATTTTTGCCCGGTTGCCAGCAGGAACATGACGGTATTATCCGCCACGGTGCCAAGATCGTGTATGCTTATGCGGAAGCGACCGTTCCCAAGATCACGCTGATTACCCGGAAAGCCTATGGCGGTGCTTATATCGTGATGTCGAGCAAACCGACCGGAGCCGATATAAACCTGGCCTATCCGATGGCTGAAATCGCCGTGATGGGAGCTGAAGGTGCTGTGAATATCCTGTACCGAAAAGCAACCGGCGAAGAAAAAGAACAGGCAATGAAAGAGTATACCGAGCAATTCTCCAATCCTTACCGGGCAGCCGAACAAGGATTTATCGATGAGATTATCATGCCGAGGCAGACTCGCTTCAAACTGATACAGGCGCTGGAGATGGCAAAGAACAAGAGCCTGAGCAATCCGCCGAAGAAACATGGCAATATGCCATTATAA